The genomic DNA AATAGATGTCAAAGTGCATTGTCTGTATTTTATTCCAGTTGGTTTTTTCTGCCTGGATTTTGTTCTTACCATAATATTGGGCAGAAAGAGAGAGTGAAATAAGGAGATATAAAAATAAAAATAATGATTTTTTCATAATTAAAACATCTTTATACTAAGGTACTTTTTAGGATTTTTTTTGATATTCTGGATGAGACTGTCCAGGCTGGCAGTGGAGCGCAGCAGATTCTGATATAATTCGTCATCTTGCGTGAGTTCTGAGAAAGTCGAGTCTTTATTTTGGATCTGCTCAGCAATTATATTGATCTTTTCTGAAAGCAGACGGATAGAATCACTGGTATGAGTCAGATTTGTAATTAATTCATTAGAGCCGGAAATAGTACTATCGATATTATCTTTGTTTCTGGAGATAATATCGGCAATTTGCTGACTGGTCTGGGTGAGGATAGTGACTGTAGTAGTGAGATTCTCATCGTTTTTTATTATGAAATTATTGGCATTATGCAAAAATAACTGAAGACTGTCCGCTGCCTGAGAATATTTATCAAAAACATTGTCAGGATCGTTGAAACTGGAAAGTAACTGCTGTAATTCCTGGATCATTTTACTGGCTTCTGAAGTGAGGGAAGTCAATCCTGCGATAAATGTCCCTTGCTGGATTTGTGATGTCTCAAGCAGTTGTGAACCTGTGCCTGGCTGAATAATAACTCTGGTGCTACCCATTAGTGAAGTATCCTTGATGGAAAATGTGGTTCCTGTTCTGAGAGGTTCCTGCAGTTTTACTGATACAGAAACAAGCACTTTGCTACCTTTAAGGCTGATATCAGTAACTTTTCCACTATTTATTCCCAAGATGAGCACTCCATCACCGAGTTCTAAACCAGATACTTCAGGGAAAGCAATGGTAAACTGAGTGAGATCACCCTTTTCCAGATAATTAGTGAGCCAGAGATAACCTGAAACAAGTATAACAAGACTGACGATTACAAATAGACCTACTCGGAAGCTTGTCTGATTCTGCTTTTCATTAAATTTCATAGTTTTACCTTTCTGTGGAATACAGAAATTTCTTTATCCTTTTATCCTGAACATTTTTATAATTGTTATAGTTACCGTCAAAGATAATATTATTATCTGCCAGCATCACAATCCTGCCGGAAATTTTCTCGATGCAATATAGATCGTGAGTAACAATCACGGTAGCAGTGGAATGAGTGTGGTGGAGCTTACTGATCAGACTAATGATCTCAGATGCCATCACAGGATCAAGACCTGTAGTGGGTTCATCATATATAATGTACTGCGGGTTAGTAATAATGGCTCTGGCAAATGCGACCCGCTTTTTCATTCCTCCGCTTAATTCTGCTGGCATTCTATGAAGAATATCTGTAAGCCCAACCAGTGCCAGCTTTTCTTTCACCAGTTTTTCTATTTCCTGGTGAGAGAGTTTTGTGTGCTCAAATAAAGGCAAAGCAACGTTCTGAAAGACATTCATGGAATCCAGAAGGGCACTTCCTTGAAATAGCATGGCAAGGTTTTGACGTATCTTGATGGCATCCGGTTTACTGCTTTCTACTAATTGTTTACCATCAATAATAACTTTTCCACTATCAGGGATTAATAAGCCGGCGATGATTTTCATCAATACGCTTTTACCGCACCCGCTTTGACCAACTACAAGAATAGTTTCTTTATCATTTATATCAAAACTAATATTCTCAAGAACTACCTGTTTATCAAAGGAAATGCTGACATTTTTTATCTGGATCAAGAGAACACCTCAATAATTAAGTCGTCACCGACGGAATTTACAGGAATTCCGCGTACCAGATCGCCAACTGTGCCTGAGTCCTTTGCACAGTGTATCCTGATGTAATGATCGCTCAAGCCGGAAATTCCATGGATTGATTCGCTTTCTATTATTGCTTTTAGAATCACTTTGTTATCGATTAGTTTTTGTCGATAGGCAGCTTTTTTTTGACCTGATAATGCCGTAAGTTCCTGAACACGTTGATGACTGACTGTACCATGAACCTGTTCCGGCATATCAGCAGCAATTGTATTTGGTCTGCGAGAATAGGGGAACACATGGAAATATGCTAATGGTAATTCTTCCAGAAAAGACCTGGTTTCAAGGAAGATTTCATCAGTTTCACCAGGAAGTCCAACTATCACATCAATTCCAATTGCAGCATAAGGAGATATTTTATTCAGCTCAATAATAAGTTTTTTAAACTCATCTTGTGAATATTTTCTTCCCATGTTGTGAAGAATATTGTCACTTCCAGATTGCATAGGTATATGAAAGTGAGGACATATTTTATCATTGCTCTTGATTAAATTTATGAGATTCTCTGTAAATAATTGTGGTTCAATAGAAGATAATCTGATAAGTTCGATCCCGGGAATAGTTTGAATATCCATGATAAGGTCTGTCAAATAGTAATTATCATTTTTGTCATAACCATATAATCCCAGATTGACACCAGCCAGAACAACTTCCCTATACCCATTATCAGCCAGAATATTGATCTGTTGTATAATATTTTGCGGATTGCGACTGCGAGAAGGTCCACGTGCAAGAGTGACAGCACAATAAGCGCAATTATAATCACATCCATCCTGAACTTTGATAAAAGCTCTGCTCCTATTCAGCATTGAAGAGGTTGTTTGTTCAGCAAAATTATGCTCATTTTTAATATCGGCAAAACCGGGATCTTCCAGGGATTGCAGTATCTGATAGATCATATTTTTGTGATTATTATCAATAATATAGTCTATAGGTCCCAGTTTATCTATGTCATTATAGTTCAATTGAGCATAACATCCGGTGACAATTATCATAGAATCTGGTCGTTTTTGCTTATGATCTAATGCTTTTCTGATAGCATTTCGGCTCTTATAATCGGTTCTATTTGTAACTGTACATGAATTAATCAGGTAAACATCTGCCTCTTGATTGAAACGTACCTGTTCCCATCCAGCTTGAATAAAATCATTTATGATGCAGATAGTCTCATATTGATTTATCTTGCAACCATAGGTGAGTGCAGCTATTCTCATCTGATCAGGAGACCATTAATCTTCAATCTCAGTAATACTGATACCCAGTTCTTCAAGCTGCAGAGGATCTACAATACCTGGAGCATCACTCATCAAATCAACTGCCTGCAGGGTTTTTGGAAATGCGATAACATCTCTAAGGCTTGCAGCATATGTTATCAACATCACAAGACGATCAATTCCCGGAGCAATCCCACCGTGGGGAGGAGTTCCATATTTTAGGGCATTAAGGAAAAAGCCAAATTTCTGCTGTAATTCGTCTTCTTCAAACCCCAATACATCAAAAATCTTTCGCTGAATATCAAGGCGATGACAACGAATACTACCTGATGAGAGTTCCATTCCATTACAGACCAGGTCATAGAGCTGACCTTCAATCTGGTCGATTTTAGCCTCATCATCAAAATAATCAAGATGCTCTTCACGTGGCATCGTGAACATATGATGCATTGTTTCCCATTTTCCAGTATCTTCATTTTTCTCAAATAGCGGGAAATCAGTAATCCAGAGAAAATTAAATTCTTTTGGATCATAGAGTTTAAGCTCTCTGCCAAATTGGTTTCTGATCTCAGCCAGAACTTTAAATACAATCTTTTCAGTATCTGCGGCAAAAAGAATGAGGTCACCATCATTTGCTTTGGTGACGCTAAGTATATTCTGAACTTCCTTTTCCGAGAGGAATTTACTTATCCCGGAAGTGAGACCGCCAGATTCAACCTTACAGTATGCCAATCCCTTACCACCGAGATGCTTGGCAATATCAGTAAGATTATCTATCATTTTGCGGGAATAACTGGCACATCCGGGAGCAACTACGCAACGGACTGAACCACCACTCTGCAACGCTCCGCTGAATACTTTAAATTCACTTTTTGCCAGGATAGCAGAAAGATCAATAAGTTCCATCCCAAAGCGCAGGTCTGGTTTATCAATACCAAAACGCTCCATTGATTCACGATATGTAAGTCTTGGGAAGGGAATAGGTAGTTCGATATCAAGGCATTTTTTATATATATAGTGAAATAATTCTTCATTGATCGTGAAAATATCTTCCTTGGTCACGAAGCTCATTTCCATATCAAGCTGAGTAAATTCTGGTTGTCTGTCAGCTCGCAGGTCTTCATCACGGAAGCACCTTGCTATCTGAAAATAGCGATCAAAACCTGAGACCATAAGTAACTGCTTATAAATCTGCGGGCTTTGGGGAAGGGCAAAGAATTTGCCTTTATGTATCCGACTCGGCACCAGAAAATCTCGTGCTCCTTCTGGAGTGCTTTTCATTAGCATAGGAGTTTCGATCTCAAAAAATC from Candidatus Stygibacter australis includes the following:
- the aspS gene encoding aspartate--tRNA ligase, encoding MLDLLSNNKRSHYAANLTKELVGEKVTVMGWVHLRRDLGGLIFIDLRDVTALVQVVFQPENAELQQKAHQIRNEYVVAVTGIVRERQSGNINKSMPTGSIEIEASELLILNDSAPPPVQVNEKLMADENLRLKYRYLDLRRPALRDKIIMRHNVVFAIREFLSGKGFFEIETPMLMKSTPEGARDFLVPSRIHKGKFFALPQSPQIYKQLLMVSGFDRYFQIARCFRDEDLRADRQPEFTQLDMEMSFVTKEDIFTINEELFHYIYKKCLDIELPIPFPRLTYRESMERFGIDKPDLRFGMELIDLSAILAKSEFKVFSGALQSGGSVRCVVAPGCASYSRKMIDNLTDIAKHLGGKGLAYCKVESGGLTSGISKFLSEKEVQNILSVTKANDGDLILFAADTEKIVFKVLAEIRNQFGRELKLYDPKEFNFLWITDFPLFEKNEDTGKWETMHHMFTMPREEHLDYFDDEAKIDQIEGQLYDLVCNGMELSSGSIRCHRLDIQRKIFDVLGFEEDELQQKFGFFLNALKYGTPPHGGIAPGIDRLVMLITYAASLRDVIAFPKTLQAVDLMSDAPGIVDPLQLEELGISITEIED
- the mtaB gene encoding tRNA (N(6)-L-threonylcarbamoyladenosine(37)-C(2))-methylthiotransferase MtaB: MRIAALTYGCKINQYETICIINDFIQAGWEQVRFNQEADVYLINSCTVTNRTDYKSRNAIRKALDHKQKRPDSMIIVTGCYAQLNYNDIDKLGPIDYIIDNNHKNMIYQILQSLEDPGFADIKNEHNFAEQTTSSMLNRSRAFIKVQDGCDYNCAYCAVTLARGPSRSRNPQNIIQQINILADNGYREVVLAGVNLGLYGYDKNDNYYLTDLIMDIQTIPGIELIRLSSIEPQLFTENLINLIKSNDKICPHFHIPMQSGSDNILHNMGRKYSQDEFKKLIIELNKISPYAAIGIDVIVGLPGETDEIFLETRSFLEELPLAYFHVFPYSRRPNTIAADMPEQVHGTVSHQRVQELTALSGQKKAAYRQKLIDNKVILKAIIESESIHGISGLSDHYIRIHCAKDSGTVGDLVRGIPVNSVGDDLIIEVFS
- a CDS encoding ATP-binding cassette domain-containing protein gives rise to the protein MIQIKNVSISFDKQVVLENISFDINDKETILVVGQSGCGKSVLMKIIAGLLIPDSGKVIIDGKQLVESSKPDAIKIRQNLAMLFQGSALLDSMNVFQNVALPLFEHTKLSHQEIEKLVKEKLALVGLTDILHRMPAELSGGMKKRVAFARAIITNPQYIIYDEPTTGLDPVMASEIISLISKLHHTHSTATVIVTHDLYCIEKISGRIVMLADNNIIFDGNYNNYKNVQDKRIKKFLYSTER
- a CDS encoding MlaD family protein, which translates into the protein MKFNEKQNQTSFRVGLFVIVSLVILVSGYLWLTNYLEKGDLTQFTIAFPEVSGLELGDGVLILGINSGKVTDISLKGSKVLVSVSVKLQEPLRTGTTFSIKDTSLMGSTRVIIQPGTGSQLLETSQIQQGTFIAGLTSLTSEASKMIQELQQLLSSFNDPDNVFDKYSQAADSLQLFLHNANNFIIKNDENLTTTVTILTQTSQQIADIISRNKDNIDSTISGSNELITNLTHTSDSIRLLSEKINIIAEQIQNKDSTFSELTQDDELYQNLLRSTASLDSLIQNIKKNPKKYLSIKMF